A window from Primulina eburnea isolate SZY01 chromosome 2, ASM2296580v1, whole genome shotgun sequence encodes these proteins:
- the LOC140822761 gene encoding peptide-N4-(N-acetyl-beta-glucosaminyl)asparagine amidase A-like, whose product MASSFILFLFCLFLIRNLPPSAANLRQTTSLFRSMLISEPPSGVTLPTTFFEVTKPIPLPKTKPCSYLALQHDFGYTYGKPPVIADYSPTSHCSFHQKLAKIVLEWTAASKGRQFDRIFGVWLGGVEILRSCTAEPRATGIVWTVKKDVTRYYSLLMTNQTLAVYLGNIVDSTYTGVYHVNVTFHYYPSEGSYMNSGVDSNDLFDFGADLIQPISRNLPLNDGLWFEIENSKDLKGEEFKIPPNVYRAVLEVYVSFHENDEFWFGNYPNEYIYANNLTGVAGNGPFREVVVSLDGYTVGAIWPFTVIYTGGVNPLLWRPITGIGSFDLPSYDIEITPFLGTILDGKDHKFTFSVTNALNVWYVDANLHLWLDKRSQKTQGKLVEHNSSPLTLSVLSNFTGFDGSFVTNVSRSIVSSGWVESSHGVITTKSLQEFDYSNFMSLGNEGNLQILQQVINLNNSIDSMLSSPFNLSAISFKKFGLHLHSDSIDKGNGIYVSVANVTLDLEEEEEQTSKSASSSSKLKNLQNGQGYMLVKGNLVVSGLGSTQQEYHFIGDESCYFRNVSSSNYTILHDEQRDSCGYDKHRPFTAL is encoded by the coding sequence CATCCCTCTTCCCAAAACCAAACCTTGCTCATATTTAGCCCTCCAACACGACTTCGGCTACACATACGGTAAGCCCCCAGTTATTGCAGATTACAGCCCCACTTCACATTGCTCCTTCCACCAGAAACTTGCAAAAATCGTTCTTGAATGGACAGCAGCTTCCAAAGGTAGGCAATTTGATAGAATATTTGGTGTTTGGCTTGGTGGGGTTGAGATTCTAAGGAGTTGTACTGCGGAGCCTAGAGCGACTGGAATCGTTTGGACAGTTAAGAAAGATGTTACGAGGTATTATTCCTTGCTGATGACAAATCAGACTCTGGCTGTTTATTTAGGCAACATTGTTGATAGTACTTATACCGGCGTGTACCATGTAAATGTTACTTTTCATTATTATCCTTCTGAAGGAAGTTACATGAATAGTGGGGTTGATTCTAacgatttatttgattttgGGGCCGATTTGATTCAGCCCATTTCAAGAAATTTACCTTTAAATGATGGACTTTGGTTTGAGATCGAGAATTCAAAGGATTTGAAGGGTGAGGAATTCAAGATTCCACCGAATGTGTACAGGGCGGTGCTGGAAGTTTATGTTTCATTTCATGAGAATGATGAGTTTTGGTTTGGGAACTATCCGAATGAGTATATTTACGCAAATAATCTCACTGGTGTGGCAGGGAATGGGCCTTTTAGGGAGGTTGTTGTTAGCTTGGATGGTTACACTGTCGGTGCAATTTGGCCGTTTACTGTGATCTACACGGGAGGTGTGAATCCCCTCTTGTGGAGACCGATAACCGGAATAGGTTCGTTCGATCTCCCTTCTTATGATATCGAGATCACGCCGTTTTTGGGTACAATACTAGATGGAAAGGATCATAAGTTTACGTTTAGTGTAACAAATGCTTTAAATGTTTGGTATGTTGATGCAAATTTGCATCTTTGGTTGGATAAAAGGAGCCAGAAGACGCAAGGAAAGTTGGTGGAACACAATAGTTCACCTCTTACCTTATCTGTTTTATCCAACTTCACCGGTTTTGATGGATCGTTTGTTACAAATGTTAGTAGGTCTATAGTTTCAAGTGGTTGGGTTGAATCATCCCATGGAGTGATCACAACCAAATCgcttcaagaatttgattacAGTAATTTTATGTCTTTGGGAAATGAGGGGAATTTGCAGATTTTACAACAagtaataaatttaaataacagTATTGATAGTATGCTTTCATCACCTTTCAATCTCTCCGCCATATCATTCAAGAAGTTTGGATTACACCTCCACTCTGATAGCATTGATAAAGGGAATGGAATATATGTTTCTGTAGCAAACGTGACTCTAGATCTCGAAGAGGAGGAGGAACAAACTTCAAAATCTGCATCCTCCTCGAGTAAGCTCAAGAATTTGCAAAATGGACAGGGCTACATGCTTGTAAAAGGCAACTTAGTGGTCTCTGGATTAGGGAGCACCCAACAGGAATACCATTTCATCGGTGATGAGTCCTGCTATTTTAGAAACGTGAGCAGCTCGAATTACACCATTCTTCACGACGAACAGAGGGATTCTTGCGGGTATGACAAGCACCGGCCATTTACTGCACTATAG